Proteins co-encoded in one Setaria viridis chromosome 9, Setaria_viridis_v4.0, whole genome shotgun sequence genomic window:
- the LOC117835645 gene encoding uncharacterized protein, with protein MAEGKGSGDLFSSGKLVVEAATSVFQKKSADNIDKKEVAGAAAEILHAASSYGKLEGKPAGQYIEKAEGYLKEFGTRPTAGAEKPAGDAPAPAPAGDAPKPAEPAEAPKEPAPAPPAEEGKSEGFGLNDVIKGAEQLVEKRGGGEESAGGLFNMAQGFLK; from the coding sequence ATGGCAGAGGGCAAAGGCTCCGGCGACCTGTTCTCAAGCGGCAAGCTAGTCGTGGAGGCTGCCACGTCGGTGTTCCAGAAGAAGAGCGCCGACAACATCGATAAGAAGGaggtcgccggcgcggccgccgagATCCTGCACGCGGCATCCTCTTACGGCAAGTTGGAGGGCAAGCCGGCCGGGCAGTACATCGAGAAGGCCGAGGGGTACCTGAAGGAGTTCGGCACACGGCCGACCGCTGGCGCTGAGAAGCCTGCAGGCGACGCCCCGGCCCCTGCCCCAGCAGGCGACGCGCCCAAGCCTGCGGAGCCGGCAGAGGCGCCCAAGGAGCCAGCGCCTGCGCCTCCCGCGGAGGAAGGCAAGTCGGAGGGGTTCGGTCTCAACGATGTCATCAAGGGCGCTGAGCAGCTGGTGGAGAAgcggggcggcggagaggagagcGCGGGTGGGCTGTTTAACATGGCCCAGGGGTTCCTGAAGTAG
- the LOC117835484 gene encoding uncharacterized protein, whose amino-acid sequence MDFNFDQLQPYDDPFYGIMLDKGSYPIGQVVLLVTFGTPNNYHTEHLTFEVANFKTSYHAIFGRPMLARFVAIPHHTYLVLKMLAPNGILTIYGDIDTSYKCNMEAVKLVEALEYSAKPLPCSSRPTKWTRTSS is encoded by the coding sequence atggacttcaaTTTCGACCAGCTCCAGCCCTATGATGACCCCTTCTACGGCATCATGCTCgacaaaggatcctatcctattggCCAAGTTGTTTTGCTAGTCACCTTTGGCACGCCCAACAACTACCATACGGAGCACCTTACCTTTGAGGTggccaacttcaagacttcctaccatgccatctttggcaggcCCATGCTCGCGAGGTTCGTGGCGATTCCGCATCATACCTATCTCGTCCTCAAGATGCTAGCTCCAAACGGCATCCTCACCATCTACGGTGACATTGATACATCATACAAGTGCAACATGGAGGCAGTCAAGCTTGTTGAAGCCCTGGAGTACTCAGCCAAGCCACTGCCATGCTCGTCGAGGCCAACAAAGTGGACCAGGACCAGCTCATGA